Proteins encoded within one genomic window of Oncorhynchus tshawytscha isolate Ot180627B linkage group LG02, Otsh_v2.0, whole genome shotgun sequence:
- the LOC112265594 gene encoding protein dpy-30 homolog has product MADDHTDADQSMEVHTPTAENPHSEYGLTDNIQRIVENEKANTEKVSKQKVDLQSLPTRAYLDQTVVPILLQGLSVLAKERPANPIEFLAAFLLKNKSQFEDRN; this is encoded by the exons ATGGCGGACG ATCACACGGACGCAGACCAATCTATGGAGGTGCACACTCCA ACAGCTGAAAACCCCCATTCTGAATATGGACTGACGGACAACATCCAG AGAATAGTGGAAAACGAGAAAGCCAACACAGAGAAGGTCTCCAAACAGAAGGTGGATCTGCAGTCGCTCCCCACGAGGGCATATTTGGATCAGACAGTGGTGCCCATTCTTCTTCAAGGCTTATCTGTGCTGGCCAAGGAAAG ACCTGCAAATCCTATTGAATTCTTAGCAGCCTTCCTTCTCAAGAACAAATCACAGTTTGAAGATCGAAATTAA